The following are from one region of the Cryomorphaceae bacterium genome:
- a CDS encoding T9SS C-terminal target domain-containing protein translates to MKKSIIVLLWAMFPLIDAFAQCSVNRYITSPFESERTIEDLDYHSALALSGLCLSESSTSFSDYDLDVYEPVGDALSARPCIVFAHGGSFLAGNKRTNPVPDYCQQMAQRGFVVFSINYRKCFNPLSTNSGVRAVYRAVQDMKAAIRFVKANANSFGVDTAMVFAGGNSAGAIMALHAAYLDDSERAADLPATYMNPDLGCLNCVGSNQLFFGKPKAVINLWGALADTAWIAGSNNFPVVSFHGTADNVVYFDTNHPFDFPLFPELMGSGPVHQRLENAGIEQLLFTLKGQGHEPWNEQPYMDLIVEESARFLYDQFLKPPTPQPVWDTLVCLGNHTTVWFDSGSAEGANYCLELPAVTVAGYGPGSVSLNFNEPGIYEMLIWSRNQWNALSDTATVTFHVVAPPEEFEIVQSGDSLMAPSQFASYQWLLDGFPVPEANQEFWIAESSGSYQVWVEDSAGCNVTSLPMDVVITGIHQGISTLKVYPNPFTGILFLEGAEAEEVKLLLYDVEGREVLARNGFLPMHLDAGMLPAGIYFLRVETRHGLEVRRLVKTAGN, encoded by the coding sequence ATGAAGAAAAGCATCATTGTTTTATTGTGGGCAATGTTTCCTTTGATTGATGCCTTTGCGCAATGCAGCGTAAACAGGTACATCACTTCTCCTTTTGAAAGTGAGCGAACTATTGAAGACCTGGATTACCATTCGGCTCTTGCTCTTTCGGGCTTGTGCCTATCGGAGAGCAGCACGAGTTTTAGCGATTACGATCTGGATGTTTACGAGCCAGTGGGTGATGCTCTCAGTGCCAGGCCATGTATTGTGTTTGCACACGGGGGATCTTTTCTGGCGGGAAACAAGCGCACCAACCCCGTACCCGATTATTGCCAACAAATGGCTCAGCGCGGCTTTGTGGTTTTTAGCATCAATTACCGAAAGTGCTTTAATCCCTTGTCAACCAATAGCGGTGTTCGGGCTGTGTATCGGGCAGTGCAGGACATGAAAGCGGCCATTCGTTTTGTAAAAGCCAATGCAAACTCTTTTGGGGTTGATACCGCTATGGTTTTTGCAGGAGGCAACAGCGCAGGAGCCATCATGGCTTTGCACGCGGCATACCTCGACGATTCAGAGCGAGCCGCAGATTTACCGGCAACCTATATGAATCCTGACCTGGGTTGTTTAAACTGTGTAGGCTCCAATCAGCTATTTTTCGGCAAGCCAAAAGCTGTGATTAACCTTTGGGGAGCACTGGCAGATACTGCGTGGATTGCGGGCAGCAACAACTTTCCGGTTGTTTCCTTTCACGGAACGGCAGATAACGTGGTGTACTTCGATACGAACCACCCATTTGATTTTCCGCTTTTTCCGGAGTTGATGGGCTCAGGACCGGTGCATCAGCGACTTGAAAATGCAGGTATCGAACAACTGCTTTTTACCCTGAAAGGGCAGGGGCATGAACCCTGGAATGAGCAGCCATACATGGATTTGATTGTGGAAGAATCGGCCCGCTTTCTCTACGATCAGTTTTTGAAACCGCCTACGCCACAGCCCGTGTGGGACACGCTCGTTTGCCTCGGTAACCATACAACGGTTTGGTTTGATAGCGGGAGTGCTGAAGGTGCTAACTACTGTTTGGAATTGCCCGCAGTAACTGTTGCCGGCTACGGACCCGGGTCTGTTTCGCTCAATTTCAACGAACCCGGGATTTATGAGATGCTTATTTGGAGCAGAAACCAATGGAACGCCCTGAGTGATACAGCCACTGTAACCTTTCATGTTGTTGCTCCACCTGAAGAATTTGAAATTGTACAAAGCGGCGACTCTTTGATGGCTCCGTCTCAATTCGCATCCTATCAATGGCTTCTTGATGGTTTTCCTGTGCCTGAAGCCAATCAGGAGTTTTGGATTGCTGAATCTTCGGGGTCTTATCAGGTGTGGGTTGAAGATTCGGCAGGATGTAATGTTACAAGTCTTCCAATGGACGTTGTGATAACCGGTATTCATCAGGGCATTTCAACTTTGAAGGTGTATCCCAACCCCTTCACCGGAATACTGTTTTTGGAAGGCGCTGAAGCCGAAGAGGTGAAGTTGCTCCTTTATGATGTGGAGGGTAGGGAAGTGCTTGCGCGGAATGGTTTTCTACCAATGCACCTGGATGCCGGCATGCTTCCGGCAGGGATTTACTTCTTGCGCGTTGAAACAAGGCATGGGCTGGAAGTTCGCAGACTTGTAAAAACTGCCGGTAATTGA
- a CDS encoding PKD domain-containing protein — MKLNKTSGLILLLTLFSQPFFAQVFTENNLTVEEYVQTVLLGEGVEVSNITYNGAPANTVQTRVGLVNGENSNFYFDEAFMMATRNISIASCEPEDFPGGGPGVDADLSQIAGQNLQDVTVVEFDFVPQGDTVSFNFVFASREYSGFVCSSFNDVFGFFLSGPGITGPYSNNAMNIALLPDGVTPVTINNVNNGANDFFGGGTGQPCSFGGNNCPCNPQYFTDNGSGNGTDLHSDMCFGGYTVPLQAIALVECGLTYHIKLAIANAVDGALQSAVFLEAGSFASSSLITVDLQIDAGLNDSTLVEGCGGATLTFERQLDNVEQVIYLTMEGDATNGVDYTLIPDSIVFPVGVTEVSIFVEAFHDGIVEGLESVIIIIENENVCGGENLQSIFTFYIDEYDPLEVISHDGFIDCGEPIDLIPEATGGSPPLNYLWSTGETSETITVAPIENTTYTLTVTDSCGLYEETVEFFVEVPQFDELAVDIGPDWTLTCITPVLIEPDITGGSGDFVFEWFQNGQFVNNNLVWDVLPEGEGMLVFRVTDHCGNTDSDTLYYETPPVEITVDLGDDYFASCIDVTSITGLYSGGVGEYTFQWYVNGQPYSTLPAIGFQSLITSEIIFEVTDECGNVGTDVVIVFIPNIPLELSISPDTTICLGDRAHLLAEATGGEGGFTYQWSNGQTSPGIQVIPNDTTTYTVVATDICGITIGGSTTVNTTSVHAEFTIDFVGTNGASFQNLSTPDVNYLWHFGDGNKSREFEPIHEYYFDGNYYISLYVTDSLGCSDLFAMEYNPPMFLYIPNAFTPNNDGINELFKAQGVGIKSFEMSIWNRQGERLFHTTNINEGWNGSMNGSSYFVPDGVYVVKYKAETFDGQKVENTGHVTVVR; from the coding sequence ATGAAATTGAATAAGACGAGTGGCCTGATTTTGCTTTTGACGCTTTTTAGTCAACCGTTTTTTGCTCAGGTTTTTACCGAAAATAACCTTACAGTTGAAGAGTATGTGCAAACGGTTCTCCTGGGAGAGGGAGTTGAGGTTTCGAATATTACCTACAACGGAGCCCCGGCAAATACAGTGCAGACCCGGGTTGGACTGGTCAATGGTGAAAATTCCAATTTCTATTTTGACGAAGCCTTTATGATGGCTACGCGCAACATTAGTATAGCGTCTTGCGAACCCGAGGACTTTCCAGGAGGTGGACCGGGCGTTGATGCGGATCTGTCTCAAATTGCCGGGCAAAATTTGCAGGACGTGACAGTGGTGGAGTTTGATTTTGTGCCTCAGGGAGATACGGTGAGTTTCAATTTTGTTTTCGCGTCCAGAGAGTACAGCGGTTTTGTGTGCTCTTCCTTCAACGATGTGTTTGGGTTCTTTCTAAGTGGTCCCGGGATTACCGGACCCTATAGTAACAACGCCATGAATATTGCATTGCTGCCAGATGGGGTGACGCCTGTGACAATCAATAATGTAAACAATGGGGCCAATGATTTCTTCGGAGGAGGAACCGGCCAGCCGTGTAGCTTTGGCGGTAACAATTGTCCATGTAATCCGCAGTATTTTACAGACAATGGGAGCGGAAATGGTACAGATCTTCATTCGGATATGTGCTTTGGGGGTTACACCGTGCCCCTTCAGGCCATTGCTTTGGTAGAATGCGGCCTTACGTACCACATTAAACTGGCTATTGCCAACGCTGTTGACGGTGCACTGCAGTCGGCTGTATTTCTTGAGGCAGGCAGCTTTGCGAGCAGTTCTTTGATTACAGTGGACCTTCAGATTGACGCCGGCCTCAACGACAGCACATTGGTAGAAGGATGTGGAGGAGCTACATTGACATTTGAACGTCAGCTCGATAATGTAGAGCAGGTCATCTATCTTACGATGGAAGGAGATGCCACCAACGGTGTGGATTATACCCTGATCCCTGATAGTATTGTCTTCCCGGTAGGAGTGACGGAGGTATCAATATTTGTTGAGGCTTTTCACGACGGAATTGTAGAAGGCCTGGAGTCGGTAATCATAATCATTGAAAATGAGAATGTGTGTGGGGGCGAAAACCTACAATCCATATTCACCTTCTATATTGACGAGTACGACCCTTTAGAAGTCATCTCACACGATGGGTTTATTGATTGCGGCGAACCCATTGACCTGATACCCGAGGCAACAGGAGGAAGCCCGCCTCTCAATTACCTCTGGAGCACAGGTGAAACATCCGAAACCATTACGGTTGCTCCCATCGAGAACACCACTTACACGCTGACTGTTACGGACTCATGCGGGCTGTATGAGGAAACAGTAGAGTTTTTCGTTGAAGTTCCACAATTTGATGAGCTTGCCGTGGATATTGGCCCGGATTGGACGCTGACCTGTATTACGCCCGTTCTCATTGAGCCCGACATTACCGGTGGTTCAGGAGATTTTGTCTTTGAGTGGTTCCAAAACGGCCAGTTTGTAAACAACAACCTGGTTTGGGATGTGCTTCCAGAAGGAGAAGGGATGCTCGTTTTCAGGGTTACCGATCATTGCGGAAACACAGACTCAGATACATTGTACTACGAAACCCCGCCCGTAGAAATAACTGTAGACCTCGGTGACGACTATTTTGCGTCTTGTATAGATGTTACATCTATCACCGGACTGTACTCAGGCGGAGTAGGAGAGTATACCTTTCAGTGGTATGTAAATGGCCAGCCGTACAGCACGCTTCCTGCGATCGGCTTTCAGTCCCTCATTACCAGTGAAATCATATTTGAGGTTACAGACGAGTGTGGTAATGTGGGCACCGATGTCGTGATTGTTTTCATCCCTAATATTCCCTTGGAACTAAGCATATCGCCGGATACTACTATTTGTCTGGGAGACAGAGCGCATTTGCTGGCCGAAGCAACAGGAGGTGAAGGTGGGTTTACATACCAATGGTCAAACGGACAAACCTCACCGGGCATTCAGGTAATACCCAATGATACCACAACCTATACTGTTGTGGCTACGGATATATGTGGAATTACCATAGGTGGCTCAACAACCGTCAATACTACTTCGGTTCACGCTGAGTTTACCATTGATTTTGTCGGAACCAACGGAGCAAGTTTTCAAAACCTGAGCACCCCTGATGTCAACTATCTCTGGCATTTCGGCGATGGAAACAAAAGCCGGGAGTTTGAGCCAATCCATGAGTACTACTTCGATGGCAATTACTACATTAGCCTTTACGTTACTGATTCACTGGGTTGCAGCGATCTCTTTGCCATGGAGTACAATCCGCCCATGTTCCTGTACATCCCCAATGCGTTTACTCCGAACAATGACGGAATCAATGAACTCTTCAAAGCGCAAGGAGTAGGTATCAAGTCCTTTGAGATGTCGATCTGGAACCGTCAGGGTGAGCGTCTTTTCCACACCACCAACATCAATGAAGGTTGGAATGGAAGCATGAATGGCAGCAGCTATTTCGTTCCGGATGGTGTGTATGTGGTGAAGTACAAGGCCGAAACTTTTGATGGACAAAAGGTTGAGAACACCGGTCACGTCACTGTTGTTCGATAG
- a CDS encoding FAD-binding oxidoreductase, whose product MNHSYWDKALFPDCAQLVVVGGGIVGLSAAIHAKMANPSRSVVLLEKGLTPAGASSKNAGFACFGSLSEIIDDLEHSDEQQVVALIKKRWEGISYLLKLAGKENIAYEASGGFEVFTPDLCNLHAACVEHMDYINHILKPVFGEIVFSSDDRRLEYFGLKGFDHMISNRFEGQLNAAKMLQALIRTARQKGVYVVCGAEVSNWEELPAGIQVFLSSGQEIKCEQLLLATNGFTGNLIPGLDVRPTRAQVLITEPVEGLRLKGAFHMDRGYYYFRDVDGRVLLGGARNLAINEEFTTDTDTSSFIQNHLQLFLNQHILPDCDTHIDMRWTGLMGTGATKEPIVEKITNRLGVAVRLGGMGVAIGTIVGKEAAAMMER is encoded by the coding sequence ATGAATCACAGCTATTGGGATAAAGCCCTGTTTCCGGATTGTGCACAACTTGTTGTTGTGGGTGGTGGAATAGTTGGTTTATCAGCTGCCATTCATGCCAAAATGGCAAATCCATCACGAAGCGTTGTACTGCTTGAAAAGGGCCTCACCCCGGCTGGAGCCAGTAGCAAGAATGCCGGATTTGCGTGCTTTGGTAGCCTGTCGGAAATCATTGATGACCTGGAACACTCAGACGAGCAGCAAGTTGTTGCGCTCATTAAAAAACGATGGGAAGGAATAAGCTACCTTCTGAAGTTGGCCGGTAAGGAAAACATCGCTTACGAAGCGAGTGGTGGCTTTGAAGTATTTACCCCTGACCTCTGCAATCTCCATGCAGCGTGTGTTGAACACATGGATTACATTAACCACATTTTGAAACCTGTATTTGGAGAAATAGTGTTCAGCTCGGATGACCGCCGCTTGGAATATTTTGGGCTCAAGGGATTTGATCACATGATTTCCAATCGTTTTGAGGGTCAGCTGAACGCGGCAAAGATGCTGCAAGCCCTTATCCGCACAGCCCGGCAAAAGGGAGTCTATGTTGTGTGCGGAGCAGAAGTGAGCAATTGGGAAGAGCTTCCTGCGGGCATCCAGGTATTTCTAAGCTCAGGACAAGAAATCAAATGCGAGCAGTTGCTATTGGCCACCAATGGTTTTACCGGAAACCTGATCCCAGGGCTTGATGTACGTCCTACCCGTGCCCAGGTACTGATTACGGAGCCGGTGGAAGGTTTAAGGTTAAAAGGCGCCTTTCACATGGATAGGGGCTACTATTACTTTCGGGATGTAGATGGAAGGGTGTTGCTGGGAGGGGCACGAAATCTGGCTATAAACGAGGAATTCACCACAGATACGGACACATCTTCCTTCATCCAGAATCACCTGCAACTTTTTCTCAATCAACACATACTACCTGATTGTGACACGCACATAGATATGCGCTGGACCGGGCTTATGGGCACCGGGGCCACCAAAGAGCCGATTGTAGAAAAAATCACCAACCGCCTGGGAGTGGCAGTTCGATTGGGTGGCATGGGCGTAGCTATTGGAACCATCGTGGGTAAAGAAGCCGCTGCGATGATGGAGCGTTGA
- a CDS encoding tail fiber domain-containing protein: protein MLSKFFYSAFIFCAVCQYAIAQNVAINETGDLPHPSAMLEITSNDKGILIPRVNDHMSVPGPAQGLLVYDTADNNFWYFDGTVWRPLMSSGDGWLLEGNDLTDPSVNFLGTLDEAAMMFRVNNSAAGRLDYEALTAGNVVGTKGATALGFEALGSNTAGYHNTAFGFQAGGSVTVNHNNTYFGYQAGTSSVGFRNTFIGSGSGAAMGSGANMTIIGADAFSNAPAGQESVWIGAEAGMNTTTGGARNIVLGFRAGMNQAGNDNIILGHSAGLNFTNNRNVVIGTDAALTNENSARNVIIGWSANSGVNSTFGPSDCVIIGTLAGRAVRFNGNVFVGERSGQWVVTGADNTFIGKRAGSGVQSSGSVGENSAGNSNVAVGSEAGRDLQNGAMRNTIVGTQAGQLSTSGERNTFIGWESGRNVTSGSGNVYIGSQSGSGSIAGYTGAANNRFLLSNAAGSAGVLMSGHFDDKRVGINTINPTQTLSVNGDAGKPGGGEWDTFSDQRLKTDVSSFDDGLQVVLRLRPVEFRYNELSGYQDLSTPYIGFLAQDVESIAPYMVRVMDDSQGPSGLSDLRVLKGDALSKVLVNAIQEQQEQISSLEERIEQLEKLVLEMNGTAASAEK from the coding sequence ATGCTTTCTAAGTTTTTTTACTCTGCTTTCATATTCTGTGCAGTTTGCCAATATGCGATTGCGCAAAACGTAGCAATTAATGAAACGGGCGATCTTCCTCATCCGTCTGCAATGTTGGAAATAACATCCAATGACAAAGGAATTCTTATTCCACGTGTCAATGATCACATGAGTGTTCCCGGACCGGCTCAAGGTTTGCTGGTATATGACACGGCTGACAACAATTTCTGGTATTTCGATGGTACGGTGTGGCGTCCGTTAATGAGTAGTGGTGATGGTTGGTTACTTGAAGGTAATGACTTAACAGACCCATCGGTGAATTTCTTAGGAACACTGGATGAGGCAGCCATGATGTTCAGGGTGAACAATTCCGCTGCAGGTAGATTGGATTATGAGGCTTTAACAGCCGGCAATGTTGTTGGAACAAAAGGCGCAACAGCATTGGGTTTTGAGGCTCTTGGCAGCAATACTGCCGGCTATCACAATACTGCCTTCGGTTTTCAAGCAGGTGGTAGTGTCACTGTAAATCACAACAATACTTATTTTGGGTACCAGGCAGGTACTTCTTCAGTAGGCTTTCGCAATACTTTTATTGGCAGTGGTTCCGGGGCTGCTATGGGGTCCGGAGCAAATATGACCATCATCGGAGCAGATGCCTTTTCCAATGCACCGGCTGGTCAGGAAAGTGTGTGGATTGGTGCAGAGGCAGGTATGAACACTACAACAGGGGGTGCCCGCAATATTGTATTGGGCTTCAGGGCTGGAATGAATCAAGCGGGAAATGATAATATTATCTTGGGTCACAGCGCAGGATTGAATTTTACCAACAATCGCAATGTGGTGATAGGAACCGATGCAGCTTTAACAAACGAGAACTCTGCCCGAAATGTGATAATTGGCTGGAGCGCAAATTCGGGTGTGAATAGCACCTTTGGCCCTTCAGATTGTGTGATCATCGGTACGTTGGCTGGCAGAGCGGTTAGATTTAATGGAAATGTTTTTGTTGGTGAGCGAAGTGGGCAATGGGTAGTTACGGGAGCTGACAATACCTTTATTGGTAAGCGAGCCGGTTCAGGAGTTCAGTCTTCCGGATCTGTCGGCGAGAATTCAGCAGGAAACAGCAACGTTGCCGTTGGCTCTGAGGCAGGAAGAGATCTCCAGAATGGTGCCATGAGAAATACAATTGTTGGAACCCAAGCCGGTCAGCTAAGTACAAGCGGCGAAAGAAATACTTTTATTGGTTGGGAATCAGGACGTAACGTCACTTCCGGCTCCGGAAATGTGTACATTGGATCACAATCAGGGAGCGGATCGATTGCGGGTTACACTGGCGCGGCAAATAATCGTTTTCTGCTGTCAAATGCAGCCGGCTCAGCAGGTGTGCTCATGTCAGGGCACTTCGACGACAAACGAGTAGGTATCAACACCATTAATCCTACCCAAACACTTTCTGTAAATGGCGACGCCGGTAAACCCGGAGGTGGTGAATGGGATACTTTTTCGGATCAACGACTAAAGACAGATGTGAGCTCTTTCGACGATGGTTTGCAGGTTGTTCTGCGGCTCCGCCCTGTTGAATTCAGGTACAATGAGCTATCAGGCTACCAGGATTTGAGCACGCCCTATATCGGATTTTTGGCCCAGGATGTTGAAAGCATAGCTCCCTACATGGTTCGGGTAATGGACGATAGTCAAGGCCCCTCAGGTTTGAGTGATTTGCGTGTGCTGAAAGGAGATGCCCTGAGCAAGGTTCTGGTAAATGCCATCCAGGAACAGCAAGAACAAATTTCTTCTCTTGAAGAGAGAATTGAACAACTCGAAAAATTGGTGCTCGAAATGAACGGCACTGCCGCCTCTGCCGAAAAGTAG
- a CDS encoding DNA starvation/stationary phase protection protein — protein sequence MSTHSKLGFSEEETKEVVDALNKLLANYQVHYQKLRNFHWNVEGKDFFELHDQFELEYDAVKLQIDEIAERIRVFGKKPISSMAGYLNTSEIAEASEETPSDDMVTEILKDFEILFSFLIDTIEAAGEIGDSATEDMATGYLKRLEQRHWMFTAWNKG from the coding sequence ATGAGTACACATAGTAAACTTGGCTTTTCAGAAGAAGAGACGAAGGAAGTTGTTGATGCGCTCAACAAATTACTGGCTAACTACCAGGTACATTATCAAAAGTTGAGAAACTTTCATTGGAACGTGGAAGGCAAAGACTTTTTTGAGTTGCACGACCAGTTTGAACTGGAGTACGATGCGGTAAAACTGCAGATTGATGAAATAGCTGAAAGAATCCGGGTTTTTGGAAAAAAGCCTATCAGCTCGATGGCCGGATACCTGAATACCTCGGAAATTGCCGAGGCTTCTGAGGAGACTCCGTCGGATGATATGGTAACGGAGATTTTGAAAGACTTTGAGATTCTGTTCTCGTTCTTAATTGATACCATTGAAGCGGCCGGTGAAATCGGTGACAGCGCAACCGAAGATATGGCCACGGGATATCTGAAGCGTTTAGAACAACGCCACTGGATGTTCACTGCATGGAACAAAGGATAA
- a CDS encoding protease, producing the protein MAAYTGIHTQIARNNRLSAIYLMAFPLLIFAAVWVFFFLLAGWTEEPQMADPVSSATDLFVNALPAITAVVLIWFLIAYFANTSMIRAATGAKTLSRKENMRVYNLCENLCMSQGMAMPKLNIIESPALNAFASGINQKTYTVTLTRGIIDKLNDEELEGVIAHELMHIRNHDVRLLIISIIFVGIFSFAVQIALRSFFYGSMGGRRSKDAGKAMIIALVIALIAYFLSLIFKFGLSRKREYMADAGAADMTKNPRALASALRKISGNHQLDVNDDVKQLFIENEPQKDSKEFSLNLTSWFATHPPIDRRIQVLEQF; encoded by the coding sequence ATGGCTGCATATACGGGTATTCACACGCAAATTGCGCGAAACAATCGGCTATCGGCCATCTATCTGATGGCTTTTCCGCTGCTCATCTTTGCCGCTGTTTGGGTCTTTTTTTTCCTGTTGGCAGGCTGGACGGAAGAACCGCAAATGGCAGACCCGGTATCCTCAGCTACTGATTTGTTTGTAAACGCATTACCTGCTATTACCGCCGTTGTGCTGATCTGGTTTCTCATTGCCTATTTCGCCAACACTTCAATGATCCGGGCAGCAACAGGAGCCAAAACGCTAAGCCGAAAGGAAAACATGCGAGTGTACAACCTTTGTGAGAATCTCTGTATGAGTCAGGGTATGGCCATGCCCAAACTGAACATCATTGAGAGCCCGGCTCTGAACGCTTTTGCCAGTGGTATCAATCAAAAAACCTACACTGTTACCCTCACCAGGGGAATTATCGATAAGCTGAACGACGAGGAGTTGGAGGGCGTTATTGCACACGAATTGATGCACATCAGAAACCACGATGTAAGGTTGCTCATCATTTCAATCATATTCGTTGGGATTTTCTCATTTGCCGTTCAGATTGCGCTGAGGAGCTTCTTTTATGGAAGCATGGGTGGAAGACGCAGCAAGGACGCTGGTAAGGCTATGATCATAGCACTGGTCATTGCTTTGATTGCCTACTTCCTCTCACTGATTTTCAAATTTGGCTTGTCACGAAAAAGAGAATATATGGCCGATGCCGGAGCTGCTGACATGACAAAGAATCCGAGGGCATTGGCCAGTGCTTTGCGAAAAATTTCCGGCAATCATCAACTCGACGTGAACGATGATGTGAAACAACTTTTCATAGAAAACGAGCCTCAAAAAGACAGCAAGGAGTTTTCGCTCAACCTCACAAGCTGGTTCGCCACTCATCCCCCTATTGACAGGCGAATTCAGGTTCTGGAGCAATTCTAA
- a CDS encoding LemA family protein, which produces MLIAIGIVIILVIWIVSIYNRLVKLRLRRENAFADIDVQLKQRHDLIPQLVNAVKGYMQHEEGVLTKITAARSRAINASGINDKIQAENELTQALGGLNIQVEAYPDLKANQNFMQLQGEISDIENKLAAVRRFFNSATRELNTAIQTFPNNLLAGPFGFKTQPMFDVGADRERLDQAPEIKF; this is translated from the coding sequence ATGTTAATCGCAATTGGAATTGTTATCATTCTGGTTATTTGGATTGTAAGTATCTATAACCGACTTGTAAAACTTCGTCTTAGACGAGAAAATGCTTTTGCCGACATTGATGTGCAACTTAAGCAGCGGCACGATTTGATTCCACAATTGGTAAACGCCGTAAAGGGCTACATGCAGCACGAAGAAGGCGTACTGACCAAAATTACTGCAGCGAGATCGAGAGCCATCAATGCCAGCGGAATCAATGATAAAATACAGGCCGAAAATGAGTTAACCCAGGCTTTGGGTGGATTAAATATACAGGTTGAGGCTTATCCTGACCTGAAAGCCAACCAGAATTTTATGCAGCTTCAGGGCGAAATATCTGATATTGAGAACAAGCTGGCAGCGGTAAGACGCTTTTTCAATTCGGCTACACGCGAGCTCAATACCGCCATTCAGACCTTCCCGAACAACCTGTTGGCTGGCCCATTTGGTTTTAAAACCCAGCCTATGTTCGATGTAGGTGCTGACCGCGAAAGACTTGACCAGGCGCCCGAGATTAAATTCTGA